Proteins from a genomic interval of Providencia stuartii:
- the moaE gene encoding molybdopterin synthase catalytic subunit MoaE: protein MKNTHIAVQTENFSVGEQYQWLAECDSDGAVVTFTGKVRNHNLGDSVAALTLEHYPGMTEKALTQIVVEARQRWELQRVSVIHRVGTLQPGEEIVFVGVTSAHRAAAFQAAEFIMDYLKTKAPFWKKETLPNNERWVEAKESDEASAERW, encoded by the coding sequence ATGAAAAATACCCATATTGCCGTTCAAACAGAAAATTTCAGCGTGGGTGAACAATACCAATGGCTTGCAGAGTGTGATAGCGACGGAGCAGTGGTCACCTTTACTGGTAAAGTGAGAAATCACAATTTAGGCGACAGTGTTGCGGCATTAACACTTGAACACTATCCCGGAATGACGGAAAAAGCGTTAACCCAGATAGTAGTAGAAGCACGACAACGTTGGGAATTACAACGCGTTAGTGTGATCCATCGTGTGGGAACTTTACAACCGGGTGAAGAAATTGTTTTTGTTGGTGTCACTAGCGCTCATCGTGCAGCCGCATTCCAAGCTGCTGAATTTATAATGGATTATTTGAAAACCAAAGCCCCATTTTGGAAGAAAGAAACGTTGCCTAATAATGAACGTTGGGTTGAGGCAAAAGAGAGTGATGAGGCCAGTGCAGAGCGCTGGTAA
- the moaD gene encoding molybdopterin synthase sulfur carrier subunit translates to MIKVLFFAQVRELVGTDCLELSEYYPTVEALRQSLSKRGDRWALALEDGKLLSAVNQSFVASDHPLNDGDEVAFFPPVTGG, encoded by the coding sequence ATGATTAAAGTCCTTTTTTTTGCTCAGGTGCGTGAATTAGTTGGTACAGATTGCCTTGAGTTATCAGAATATTATCCAACTGTTGAAGCGCTACGCCAATCCCTATCTAAACGTGGTGATCGCTGGGCACTCGCGTTAGAGGATGGTAAGTTGCTATCGGCGGTAAACCAATCTTTTGTTGCCTCAGATCATCCTTTGAACGACGGTGATGAAGTGGCTTTTTTCCCTCCAGTGACAGGGGGATAA
- the moaC gene encoding cyclic pyranopterin monophosphate synthase MoaC, giving the protein MSQLTHINASGEAHMVDVSAKAETVREAKAEAFVTMNADTLSMIIEGSHHKGDVFATARIAGIQAAKKTWELIPLCHPLLLTKVEVTLQALPETNQVRIESCCRLTGKTGVEMEALTAASVAALTIYDMCKAVQKDMVIGPVRLLEKTGGKSGHFKVDA; this is encoded by the coding sequence ATGTCACAACTGACTCACATCAATGCGTCGGGTGAAGCGCATATGGTGGATGTTTCTGCAAAAGCGGAAACAGTCCGTGAAGCGAAGGCGGAGGCTTTTGTTACCATGAATGCAGACACCTTATCCATGATTATTGAAGGAAGTCATCATAAAGGTGATGTTTTTGCAACAGCTCGCATCGCAGGGATCCAAGCAGCCAAAAAAACATGGGAATTGATCCCGCTATGCCATCCTTTGTTACTCACCAAAGTGGAAGTAACTCTCCAAGCCTTGCCTGAAACAAATCAAGTACGTATTGAATCTTGCTGCCGTTTGACAGGGAAAACGGGGGTGGAAATGGAGGCACTAACGGCAGCGTCTGTTGCGGCTTTAACCATCTATGATATGTGTAAAGCGGTGCAAAAAGACATGGTTATTGGCCCGGTTCGTTTATTGGAAAAAACAGGCGGCAAATCAGGTCATTTTAAGGTGGATGCATGA
- the moaA gene encoding GTP 3',8-cyclase MoaA: protein MQQLVDQFARKFYYLRLSITDVCNFRCTYCLPDGYKPSGRHEFLSLSEIRRVSRAFAELGTEKVRITGGEPTMRKDFTDIIAAINENKSIKKIAVTTNGYRMARDVQQWKEAGLGAINVSVDSLDPRQFAAITGQDKFYQVMQGIDAAFDAGFKQVKVNAVLMKNVNDIALKSFLNWIKHRPIQLRFIELMETGEGSDLFNRYHISGETIRDRLIEEGWYSVPRARSDGPAQVFSHPDYLGEIGLIMPYEKDFCQSCNRLRVSSLGNLHLCLFGENGIPLRDLLSDDNQNEALKARIQSGLQFKRETHFLHMGDSGITPNLSVIGG from the coding sequence ATGCAGCAGCTTGTCGATCAATTTGCTCGGAAATTTTACTATCTCCGCCTATCTATTACTGATGTGTGCAACTTTCGTTGTACCTATTGTCTCCCTGATGGTTACAAACCTAGTGGTCGCCACGAGTTCCTTTCGCTGAGTGAAATTCGGCGTGTTAGCCGTGCTTTTGCTGAATTAGGAACAGAAAAAGTCCGTATCACAGGTGGTGAGCCGACGATGCGTAAAGACTTTACCGATATTATCGCTGCGATAAATGAAAATAAATCAATAAAGAAAATTGCGGTTACCACCAATGGCTATCGTATGGCGCGTGATGTGCAGCAATGGAAAGAGGCGGGGCTTGGTGCGATTAATGTCAGTGTCGACAGCTTAGATCCTCGTCAATTTGCGGCCATTACAGGCCAAGACAAATTTTATCAAGTCATGCAAGGCATTGATGCAGCCTTTGACGCTGGTTTTAAGCAAGTCAAAGTCAATGCGGTGTTGATGAAAAACGTCAACGATATCGCACTCAAATCATTTTTAAATTGGATTAAGCATCGTCCTATTCAATTGCGTTTCATTGAATTAATGGAAACGGGGGAAGGCAGTGATCTTTTTAACCGTTACCATATTTCGGGAGAAACGATTCGTGACCGCCTTATTGAAGAAGGTTGGTACAGTGTACCCCGTGCACGGAGCGATGGTCCCGCACAAGTATTTAGCCACCCTGATTACCTAGGGGAAATTGGCCTTATCATGCCTTATGAAAAAGATTTCTGCCAAAGTTGTAACCGCTTACGCGTTTCTTCATTGGGAAATCTTCATCTGTGTTTATTTGGTGAGAATGGCATACCACTACGTGATTTGCTCAGCGATGACAACCAAAATGAAGCACTGAAAGCACGTATTCAAAGTGGATTACAATTCAAGCGAGAAACCCATTTCTTGCATATGGGCGACAGCGGCATTACCCCTAATTTATCGGTAATTGGCGGCTAA
- the yvcK gene encoding uridine diphosphate-N-acetylglucosamine-binding protein YvcK, producing the protein MPNSSLTDFRHVVALGGGHGLGRVMSSLSSLGSRLTGIVTTTDNGGSTGRIRRAEGGIAWGDMRNCLNQLITEPSIASAMFEYRFSGNGELSGHNLGNLMLKSLDHLSVRPLDAINLIRNMLKVDAKLIPMSESPVDLMAIDDMGNEVYGEVNVDALVELPQELRLYPRVKATAEAVEAIHQSDLILIGPGSFFTSLMPLLLLDDITDALRECKAPMIYIGNLGKELSTSAASLTLKEKLLMMEQHIGCQKINAVIVGPRTNIEPIRHERLVTQRVLEADDIPYRHDRKLLLQAIEETVQLL; encoded by the coding sequence ATGCCGAATAGTAGTCTGACTGATTTTAGGCATGTTGTCGCTCTTGGGGGCGGACATGGGCTTGGTCGTGTAATGTCTTCTCTCTCATCTTTAGGTTCTCGATTAACGGGCATTGTTACCACTACCGATAACGGTGGGTCGACTGGTCGTATCCGTCGAGCAGAAGGCGGCATCGCTTGGGGAGATATGCGTAACTGTCTCAACCAACTAATCACAGAACCTTCAATTGCCTCAGCTATGTTCGAATATCGCTTTAGTGGGAATGGTGAACTCTCTGGACATAATTTAGGTAACCTAATGTTAAAGTCATTAGATCACCTCAGTGTTCGCCCCCTTGATGCCATCAATTTGATCCGCAATATGCTAAAAGTGGATGCAAAACTCATTCCTATGTCTGAATCCCCTGTGGATTTGATGGCAATAGATGATATGGGGAATGAAGTCTATGGCGAAGTGAATGTTGATGCTTTAGTTGAATTGCCTCAAGAGCTACGTTTATACCCCAGAGTCAAAGCCACCGCAGAAGCGGTTGAAGCAATTCACCAATCTGACTTGATTTTAATCGGCCCAGGCAGCTTCTTTACTAGCCTAATGCCCTTATTGCTACTTGATGACATCACCGATGCATTACGTGAATGTAAAGCCCCTATGATTTATATTGGCAACCTTGGTAAAGAACTCAGTACCTCTGCTGCCAGTCTAACCTTAAAAGAAAAGTTACTGATGATGGAACAACATATTGGCTGCCAAAAAATTAATGCCGTCATCGTTGGCCCAAGAACCAATATTGAACCTATTCGCCATGAACGTTTAGTAACACAGCGTGTGTTAGAAGCCGACGATATCCCTTATCGTCACGACCGAAAATTGCTTTTGCAAGCGATTGAAGAAACAGTACAACTACTTTAA
- the uvrB gene encoding excinuclease ABC subunit UvrB, whose translation MSKVFKLYSDFQPGGDQPEAIRRLSEGLEDGLAHQTLLGVTGSGKTFTIANVIAKENRPTMLMAHNKTLAAQLYSEMKAFFPDNAVEYFVSYYDYYQPEAYVPSSDTFIEKDASVNEHIEQMRLSATKALLERRDVIVVASVSAIYGLGDPDSYLKMMLHLTDGMIIDQRAILRRLADLQYTRNDQAFTRGTFRVRGEVIDIFPAESDEYALRVELFDEEVERLSLFDPLTGQIQHRVPRFTVYPKTHYVTPRDRILEAMEQIKVELADRRKVLLENNKLLEEQRITQRTQFDLEMMNELGYCSGIENYSRYLSGRAPGEPPPTLFDYLPADGLLVVDESHVTIPQIGAMYKGDRSRKETLVEYGFRLPSALDNRPMRFEEFEALAPQTIYVSATPGNYEIEKSGSEVIEQVVRPTGLLDPIIEVRPVATQVDDLLSEIRIRAQKNERVLVTTLTKRMAEDLTEYLEEHGERVRYLHSDIDTVERVEIIRDLRLGEFDVLVGINLLREGLDMPEVSLVAILDADKEGFLRSERSLIQTIGRAARNLNGKAILYGDKITNSMEKAIKETERRRAKQIAFNEQHGIVPQGLNKKVGDILQIGHKVGGKSKGRNKENTKIDHRDDIQLLSTKELEQRISQLEAQMYKHAQDLEFEAAANVRDQLQELRERFIANS comes from the coding sequence ATGAGTAAAGTATTTAAATTGTATTCTGATTTTCAACCAGGAGGAGACCAACCAGAAGCCATTCGTCGGCTTTCTGAAGGGTTGGAAGATGGCCTAGCTCATCAAACCTTACTTGGTGTAACGGGTTCAGGTAAAACCTTTACTATTGCCAATGTGATTGCCAAAGAAAACCGTCCAACCATGTTGATGGCACACAACAAGACGTTGGCTGCACAATTGTATAGCGAAATGAAAGCTTTCTTCCCTGATAATGCAGTTGAATATTTCGTTTCTTATTATGATTATTATCAGCCTGAAGCTTATGTTCCGAGTTCAGACACTTTTATTGAAAAAGATGCCTCTGTTAACGAGCATATTGAACAAATGCGTTTGTCAGCCACAAAGGCCTTACTGGAACGACGTGATGTGATTGTTGTGGCTTCTGTTTCTGCCATCTATGGTCTTGGTGATCCGGATAGCTATTTAAAAATGATGTTGCATCTAACCGATGGCATGATTATCGATCAACGCGCTATTTTGCGCCGCTTAGCGGATCTACAATATACACGTAATGATCAAGCTTTTACTCGGGGAACATTTCGCGTACGCGGTGAAGTTATCGATATCTTCCCCGCGGAATCAGATGAATATGCGCTACGGGTTGAATTATTTGATGAAGAAGTTGAGCGGCTATCTTTATTTGATCCTTTGACAGGCCAGATCCAACATCGTGTGCCTCGTTTTACCGTTTACCCTAAAACCCACTATGTCACTCCTAGAGATCGGATCTTAGAAGCGATGGAGCAAATCAAGGTGGAGCTGGCTGATAGACGTAAAGTGCTACTCGAAAATAATAAACTTTTAGAAGAGCAACGCATTACCCAGCGAACTCAGTTCGATCTTGAAATGATGAATGAACTTGGCTATTGCTCTGGGATTGAAAACTATTCACGCTATTTATCTGGTCGAGCTCCCGGAGAACCACCTCCAACCTTGTTTGATTATCTTCCCGCAGATGGCCTATTGGTGGTGGATGAATCTCACGTCACCATTCCACAAATTGGTGCTATGTATAAGGGAGACCGTTCTCGTAAAGAAACGTTGGTAGAATATGGTTTCCGTTTACCTTCTGCACTGGATAACCGGCCAATGCGCTTTGAAGAGTTTGAAGCGTTGGCGCCACAAACGATTTATGTCTCAGCAACACCGGGTAACTACGAGATAGAAAAATCGGGCTCTGAAGTGATAGAGCAGGTGGTTAGGCCAACAGGTTTATTGGATCCCATTATTGAGGTGCGTCCAGTCGCGACTCAAGTTGATGATTTACTTTCCGAAATTCGCATACGCGCCCAGAAAAATGAACGTGTGTTGGTCACCACACTGACAAAACGGATGGCTGAAGATTTAACAGAATACCTTGAAGAGCATGGGGAGCGCGTTCGCTACCTTCACTCTGATATTGATACAGTTGAACGTGTTGAAATTATTCGTGATTTACGGCTTGGTGAATTTGATGTTTTAGTCGGGATCAACTTGCTTAGAGAAGGTCTTGATATGCCAGAGGTCTCACTAGTGGCGATTTTGGACGCGGATAAAGAAGGCTTTTTACGTTCAGAACGCTCATTGATTCAGACAATAGGACGCGCTGCTCGTAACTTAAATGGTAAAGCGATTTTGTATGGCGATAAAATTACCAATTCGATGGAAAAAGCCATCAAAGAAACGGAACGACGCCGAGCTAAGCAGATCGCCTTTAACGAGCAGCATGGTATTGTTCCTCAAGGGCTGAATAAAAAAGTCGGCGATATTCTACAAATCGGCCACAAAGTGGGCGGAAAATCGAAAGGGCGCAATAAAGAGAATACGAAAATTGATCATCGCGATGATATCCAATTGCTATCAACAAAAGAATTGGAGCAACGTATTTCACAGCTTGAGGCTCAGATGTATAAACATGCTCAAGACTTGGAATTTGAAGCGGCTGCAAATGTTCGCGATCAATTACAAGAACTCAGAGAACGTTTTATTGCTAATTCATGA
- the bioD gene encoding dethiobiotin synthase: MIKTFFVTGTDTEVGKTVASCALLQAANQLGYQTAGYKPVASGSEQTAQGLRNSDALFLQANSTLPLTYQEVNPIVFEAPTSPHIISEKVGQPIAFSVMTDGLKQLQSKAQWVLVEGAGGWYTPLSAHHSYADWVVEQQLPVIMVVGIKLGCINHALLTAQAIAQSGLKLVGWIANEVEPAGIYQAEYLETLHRTINAPSLGTIPYQNSDTFLDVGQYIDVRRLLTRCDEC; this comes from the coding sequence GTGATTAAAACCTTTTTTGTGACTGGCACCGATACTGAAGTCGGCAAAACGGTAGCCAGTTGTGCATTGCTACAAGCCGCTAATCAATTAGGTTATCAAACTGCGGGTTATAAGCCAGTCGCTTCAGGTAGCGAGCAGACGGCACAAGGGCTACGTAATAGTGATGCACTCTTTTTACAGGCAAACAGTACACTGCCATTAACTTACCAAGAAGTGAATCCGATTGTATTTGAAGCACCAACGTCTCCGCATATTATTAGTGAAAAAGTCGGGCAACCAATCGCGTTTTCGGTGATGACTGATGGATTAAAACAGTTGCAATCAAAAGCCCAATGGGTGTTAGTTGAAGGGGCTGGCGGTTGGTATACGCCACTATCAGCACATCACAGTTATGCCGATTGGGTGGTTGAGCAACAATTGCCGGTGATCATGGTTGTTGGTATCAAGTTAGGCTGTATTAATCATGCGTTGTTAACAGCGCAGGCCATCGCGCAATCAGGACTAAAATTGGTGGGGTGGATAGCTAATGAGGTCGAGCCAGCAGGAATCTATCAAGCAGAATATTTAGAGACGTTACACCGCACGATCAATGCCCCATCTCTTGGTACAATTCCCTATCAAAATAGCGATACATTTTTGGATGTTGGTCAGTATATTGATGTGAGACGGTTGCTGACGCGTTGTGATGAGTGCTAA
- the bioC gene encoding malonyl-ACP O-methyltransferase BioC has translation MVLPLSDEKQKIASAFGKAAKRYDSIAYYQQNSGHQLLDLLASVQVNLSDKKVIDVGCGTGFFSQIIKRQGAEVTALDLSLGMLEVARDKKAAAQYICADMELLPFADQTFDIVFSNLAIQWCSNLSQALTELHRVTKSGGVIVFTTLAKGSLSELSQAWAKLDGYSHVNEFLSFELITASCQPWKHQLLLQPDKLYFPDLARLLNSLKGIGATHLTAGRQGGLMTRQRLQQLTHAYPASVNGLELTYQTVFGIIYRD, from the coding sequence ATGGTTTTGCCGTTAAGTGATGAAAAGCAAAAAATTGCCTCTGCGTTTGGTAAAGCGGCAAAGCGCTATGATTCGATAGCGTATTATCAGCAAAACAGCGGTCACCAATTATTGGATTTATTAGCCTCAGTGCAGGTAAATTTAAGTGATAAAAAAGTGATTGATGTTGGCTGTGGAACGGGATTTTTCAGCCAAATTATCAAAAGACAAGGCGCTGAAGTCACCGCATTAGATTTGTCATTAGGCATGTTAGAGGTTGCTCGCGATAAAAAGGCCGCTGCACAATATATTTGTGCAGATATGGAATTACTGCCTTTTGCCGACCAAACCTTCGATATCGTTTTTTCTAATTTAGCGATCCAGTGGTGCTCAAACTTATCACAAGCGTTAACGGAATTACATCGAGTGACCAAAAGTGGGGGCGTTATTGTATTTACGACTCTTGCGAAAGGCTCACTGTCTGAATTATCACAAGCTTGGGCTAAGTTAGATGGCTATTCACATGTGAATGAGTTTTTGAGCTTTGAGCTGATTACGGCGAGCTGCCAGCCATGGAAGCATCAATTACTGCTTCAGCCCGATAAACTGTATTTTCCTGATTTAGCTCGCTTGTTGAATTCATTAAAAGGGATAGGCGCGACGCATCTTACGGCAGGACGCCAAGGTGGATTGATGACAAGGCAACGATTACAGCAACTCACACATGCCTACCCAGCGTCAGTGAACGGCCTAGAACTGACTTATCAAACTGTATTTGGAATAATTTATCGTGATTAA
- the bioF gene encoding 8-amino-7-oxononanoate synthase: protein MSWQSFIQAELKQRQQNAIWRKRTCVEHNTGRELQVDGHQYLNFSGNDYLGLSHHPKVIEAWQQGAAQYGTGSGGSGHVTGFSRAHYQLENALSEWLGYPRALLFISGFAANQAVITALMTQDDRILADKLSHASILEAAMLSRATLRRFTHNNPLSLEKLLAPPAKGKTLVITEGVFSMDGDCAPLAELQRLATQHNAWLMVDDAHGIGVRGREGRGSCDVDGIKPELLIVTFGKAFGLSGAAVLCDEATADYFIQAARHLIYSTSMPPAQAIALSAALQQIRNADDERERLNQHIAYFRKNSQLSGMQLANSSMAIQPLIVGDNDDSIQLSNYLRQKGLWVQAIRPPTVPPGSARLRITLSAAHRQQDIDQLLEALHGFAVK from the coding sequence ATGAGCTGGCAATCTTTTATTCAAGCAGAGTTAAAACAGCGCCAGCAGAATGCGATTTGGCGCAAACGAACCTGTGTTGAGCATAATACGGGGCGTGAATTGCAGGTTGATGGCCATCAGTACCTGAATTTTTCAGGCAACGATTATTTAGGCCTAAGTCACCATCCCAAAGTCATTGAGGCTTGGCAGCAAGGCGCTGCTCAATATGGCACAGGCAGCGGTGGTTCAGGGCATGTTACAGGGTTCTCTCGTGCCCATTACCAGCTAGAAAATGCGCTGTCTGAATGGTTAGGCTATCCGAGAGCACTGCTCTTTATCTCTGGTTTTGCGGCAAATCAAGCGGTAATCACCGCTTTGATGACCCAAGATGACCGCATTTTAGCCGATAAACTTAGCCATGCATCGATCCTTGAAGCAGCAATGTTATCTCGCGCTACTTTACGGCGTTTTACCCACAATAACCCGCTATCACTAGAAAAATTGCTCGCTCCTCCAGCAAAAGGGAAAACGCTTGTCATTACTGAAGGTGTTTTTAGTATGGACGGTGACTGTGCGCCACTCGCTGAATTGCAGCGGCTTGCCACACAGCATAATGCATGGCTTATGGTGGATGATGCACATGGTATTGGCGTGCGAGGGCGAGAAGGGCGCGGTAGTTGTGATGTTGATGGTATTAAACCCGAACTGCTGATTGTCACCTTCGGCAAAGCTTTTGGTTTGAGTGGGGCCGCGGTTTTGTGTGATGAAGCTACCGCAGATTATTTTATCCAAGCAGCTCGCCATCTTATTTATAGTACATCAATGCCACCGGCTCAGGCTATTGCACTATCAGCGGCTCTACAACAGATCCGTAACGCTGATGACGAGAGGGAACGGCTTAATCAGCATATTGCGTATTTTAGAAAAAATAGTCAGTTGAGTGGTATGCAATTAGCGAATTCATCGATGGCAATCCAACCGCTCATTGTTGGTGATAATGATGACAGTATTCAGCTTTCTAATTATCTTCGGCAAAAAGGGCTCTGGGTGCAAGCGATCCGCCCGCCTACTGTCCCGCCCGGAAGTGCACGATTACGCATTACTCTGAGTGCGGCTCATCGCCAACAAGATATAGACCAACTGTTGGAGGCGCTACATGGTTTTGCCGTTAAGTGA
- the bioB gene encoding biotin synthase BioB, whose protein sequence is MSELKKWTTKQANELFSMPFFELLFQAQQVHRQHFDPQQVQVSTLLSIKTGACPEDCKYCAQSARYKTGLETERLMEVQQVLESAKKAKQAGSTRFCMGAAWRNPRERDMPYLEMMVKEVKSLGMETCMTLGMIDDHQAQRLAQAGLDYYNHNLDTSPEYYGNIITTRTYQDRLDTLDNVRNAGIKVCSGGILGLGEKISDRAALLVQLANLPKPPESVPINMLMKVEGTPMADNDDVDPFDFIRTIAVARIMMPTSYVRLSAGREYMNEQTQALCFMAGANSVFYGCKLLTTPNPDENKDLALFRKLNINPERIEVNEGDNQQAAHLAEKILTADNQQFYNAAI, encoded by the coding sequence GTGAGCGAATTAAAAAAGTGGACAACTAAACAGGCTAATGAATTGTTTTCTATGCCTTTCTTTGAACTTCTATTTCAAGCTCAGCAAGTGCATCGACAGCATTTTGATCCACAGCAGGTGCAAGTGAGTACTTTACTGTCGATCAAAACGGGCGCTTGCCCTGAAGATTGTAAATATTGTGCGCAAAGTGCTCGCTATAAAACAGGTTTAGAAACCGAACGTTTAATGGAAGTACAGCAAGTTCTTGAATCAGCAAAAAAAGCTAAGCAAGCAGGATCAACACGTTTTTGCATGGGGGCCGCTTGGCGTAACCCGCGTGAAAGAGATATGCCTTATCTTGAAATGATGGTGAAAGAGGTAAAATCTCTTGGCATGGAAACATGTATGACATTGGGCATGATTGACGATCATCAGGCTCAACGCCTCGCGCAAGCAGGCCTCGATTACTACAATCATAACCTTGATACCTCACCAGAATACTATGGCAACATTATTACCACGAGAACTTATCAAGACCGCTTAGATACCCTAGACAATGTACGTAATGCCGGCATTAAAGTTTGTTCTGGTGGAATTTTAGGTTTAGGAGAAAAAATTAGCGATCGGGCTGCATTATTAGTACAGCTTGCCAATTTACCTAAGCCGCCTGAAAGTGTGCCGATCAACATGTTGATGAAGGTTGAAGGGACGCCAATGGCTGATAACGACGATGTCGATCCATTTGATTTCATTCGAACTATTGCGGTTGCACGTATTATGATGCCAACCTCTTATGTACGCTTATCTGCTGGGCGTGAATACATGAATGAGCAAACTCAAGCATTGTGTTTTATGGCAGGAGCGAATTCAGTATTTTATGGTTGTAAGTTACTCACGACACCAAACCCAGATGAAAATAAAGATTTAGCACTATTCAGAAAATTGAATATTAACCCTGAACGTATTGAGGTTAATGAAGGCGACAATCAACAAGCCGCGCATTTAGCGGAAAAAATCCTTACCGCAGACAACCAACAGTTTTACAATGCGGCGATCTAA
- the bioA gene encoding adenosylmethionine--8-amino-7-oxononanoate transaminase → MDSSDIAFDAKHIWHPYTSMSQPIPAYPIVEARGAELIMADGKKLVDGMSSWWAAIHGYNHPVLNQAATEQLQKMSHVMFGGITHPPAVNLCRQLVDITPEPLECVFLADSGSVAVEVALKMALQYWQAKGEKRQRILTLRHGYHGDTFGAMAVCDPDNSMHGLYKGYLPPHIFVTAPQCGFHDQWDDDDLLPIKQALAANHRHIAAIILEPIVQGAGGMRIYHPQYLKGVRELCDYYGILLIADEIATGFGRTGALFACDHANISPDIMCLGKALTGGYMTLSATLTTRHVAETISDGEAGCFMHGPTFMGNPLACAVANASLQLLRESPWQQTIANIEQQLFQELTPLAHHADVKQVRVLGAIGVVEMHQSVNTAELQKKFVAEGVWIRPFGRLIYVMPPYIISPEQLSKVTGAIRKVIEG, encoded by the coding sequence ATGGACAGTTCAGATATTGCTTTCGATGCTAAACATATTTGGCATCCCTACACCTCGATGAGCCAGCCAATTCCAGCCTATCCTATTGTTGAGGCGAGAGGGGCAGAACTCATTATGGCTGATGGAAAAAAACTGGTTGATGGTATGTCTTCTTGGTGGGCTGCGATCCACGGCTACAATCACCCTGTGCTCAACCAAGCAGCAACAGAACAACTGCAAAAAATGTCTCATGTGATGTTTGGGGGTATTACGCATCCCCCAGCCGTCAATCTATGCCGTCAACTCGTTGACATCACACCTGAACCTTTAGAATGTGTTTTTCTTGCTGATTCAGGTTCAGTGGCCGTAGAAGTTGCACTAAAAATGGCGCTTCAATACTGGCAAGCGAAAGGAGAAAAACGTCAGCGTATTTTGACGTTACGTCATGGTTATCATGGGGATACCTTCGGTGCGATGGCGGTGTGTGATCCTGACAACTCTATGCATGGCCTCTACAAAGGTTATTTACCTCCGCATATTTTTGTCACAGCCCCCCAATGTGGTTTTCATGACCAATGGGATGATGATGACTTATTACCGATAAAGCAAGCATTGGCAGCGAACCATCGACACATTGCGGCGATAATACTAGAACCGATTGTTCAAGGTGCTGGTGGGATGCGTATTTATCATCCTCAATATCTGAAAGGCGTTCGCGAGCTTTGTGACTACTACGGGATCTTATTGATTGCGGATGAAATCGCCACCGGTTTTGGCCGTACTGGGGCATTATTTGCTTGTGACCATGCTAATATTTCCCCTGATATTATGTGTTTAGGAAAGGCTTTGACTGGCGGCTATATGACACTTTCAGCAACCTTAACCACTCGTCACGTAGCAGAAACGATTAGTGACGGTGAAGCGGGATGCTTTATGCATGGGCCAACCTTTATGGGGAATCCCTTAGCTTGCGCAGTTGCCAACGCGAGTCTGCAATTATTGCGTGAAAGCCCATGGCAGCAAACCATCGCCAATATTGAACAACAACTTTTTCAAGAACTTACACCACTTGCCCACCATGCCGATGTTAAGCAAGTTCGCGTTTTAGGTGCGATTGGCGTCGTTGAGATGCACCAGTCTGTCAATACTGCTGAGCTACAGAAAAAATTTGTTGCTGAGGGGGTATGGATCCGGCCGTTTGGGCGGCTCATTTATGTCATGCCACCTTATATCATCTCACCAGAACAACTGAGTAAAGTGACAGGGGCAATAAGAAAAGTGATCGAAGGGTAA